In Vicugna pacos chromosome 10, VicPac4, whole genome shotgun sequence, the following proteins share a genomic window:
- the RBM4B gene encoding RNA-binding protein 4B isoform X1, producing the protein MAHGEEALVRMVKLFIGNLPREATEQEIRSLFEQYGKVLECDIIKNYGFVHIEDKTAAEDAIRNLHHYKLHGVNINVEASKNKSKASTKLHVGNISPTCTNQELRAKFEEYGPVIECDIVKDYAFVHMERAEDAVEAIRGLDNTEFQGKRMHVQLSTSRLRTAPGMGDQSGCYRCGKEGHWSKECPVDRTGRVADFTEQYNEQYGAVRTPYTMGYGESMYYNDAYGALDYYKRYRVRSYEAVAAAAAASAYNYAEQTMSHLPQVQGTAVTSHLNSTSVDPYDRHLLPNSGAAATSAAMAAAAATTSSYYGRDRSPLRRAAAVLPTVGEGYGYGPESELSQASAAARNSLYDMARYEREQYVDRARYSAF; encoded by the exons ATGGCGCACGGAGAAGAG GCTCTTGTCAGGATGGTGAAGCTGTTCATCGGAAACCTGCCCCGGGAGGCCACAGAGCAGGAGATCCGCTCACTCTTCGAGCAGTATGGGAAGGTGCTGGAATGTGACATCATTAAGAACTACGGCTTTGTGCACATAGAGGACAAGACGGCGGCCGAGGATGCCATACGCAACCTGCACCACTACAAGCTGCACGGGGTGAACATCAACGTGGAAGCCAGCAAGAATAAGAGCAAAGCTTCAACCAAGTTGCACGTAGGCAACATCAGTCCTACTTGTACCAACCAAGAGCTTCGGGCCAAGTTTGAGGAGTACGGTCCAGTCATCGAGTGTGACATCGTGAAAGATTACGCCTTCGTACACATGGAGCGGGCAGAGGACGCAGTGGAGGCCATCAGGGGCCTTGACAACACAGAGTTTCAAG GCAAACGAATGCACGTGCAGTTGTCCACCAGCCGGCTTAGGACTGCGCCCGGGATGGGAGACCAGAGCGGCTGCTATCGGTGTGGGAAAGAGGGGCACTGGTCCAAAGAGTGCCCAGTAGATCGTACGGGTCGTGTGGCAGACTTTACCGAGCAATATAATGAACAGTATGGAGCAGTGCGCACACCTTACACCATGGGCTACGGGGAATCCATGTATTACAACGACGCATATGGAGCACTCGACTACTATAAGCGTTACCGAGTCCGTTCTTAcgaggcagtggcagcagcagcagcagcttctgCGTACAACTATGCAGAGCAGACCATGTCCCATCTGCCGCAAGTCCAGGGCACAGCTGTGACCAGTCACCTCAACTCCACTTCTGTTGATCCCTACGACAGACACCTGTTGCCGAATTCAGGCGCTGCTGCCACCTCAGCTGCTATGGCTGCTGCCGCTGCCACCACTTCCTCCTATTATGGAAGGGACAGGAGCCCCCTGCGTCGTGCTGCAGCTGTGCTCCCCACAGTTGGAGAGGGATACGGTTATGGGCCAGAGAGTGAGCTGTCTCAGGCTTCAGCAGCTGCACGGAATTCTCTGTATGACATGGCCCGGTATGAGCGGGAGCAGTATGTGGACCGAGCGCGGTACTCAGCCTTTTAA
- the RBM4B gene encoding RNA-binding protein 4B isoform X2: MVKLFIGNLPREATEQEIRSLFEQYGKVLECDIIKNYGFVHIEDKTAAEDAIRNLHHYKLHGVNINVEASKNKSKASTKLHVGNISPTCTNQELRAKFEEYGPVIECDIVKDYAFVHMERAEDAVEAIRGLDNTEFQGKRMHVQLSTSRLRTAPGMGDQSGCYRCGKEGHWSKECPVDRTGRVADFTEQYNEQYGAVRTPYTMGYGESMYYNDAYGALDYYKRYRVRSYEAVAAAAAASAYNYAEQTMSHLPQVQGTAVTSHLNSTSVDPYDRHLLPNSGAAATSAAMAAAAATTSSYYGRDRSPLRRAAAVLPTVGEGYGYGPESELSQASAAARNSLYDMARYEREQYVDRARYSAF, encoded by the exons ATGGTGAAGCTGTTCATCGGAAACCTGCCCCGGGAGGCCACAGAGCAGGAGATCCGCTCACTCTTCGAGCAGTATGGGAAGGTGCTGGAATGTGACATCATTAAGAACTACGGCTTTGTGCACATAGAGGACAAGACGGCGGCCGAGGATGCCATACGCAACCTGCACCACTACAAGCTGCACGGGGTGAACATCAACGTGGAAGCCAGCAAGAATAAGAGCAAAGCTTCAACCAAGTTGCACGTAGGCAACATCAGTCCTACTTGTACCAACCAAGAGCTTCGGGCCAAGTTTGAGGAGTACGGTCCAGTCATCGAGTGTGACATCGTGAAAGATTACGCCTTCGTACACATGGAGCGGGCAGAGGACGCAGTGGAGGCCATCAGGGGCCTTGACAACACAGAGTTTCAAG GCAAACGAATGCACGTGCAGTTGTCCACCAGCCGGCTTAGGACTGCGCCCGGGATGGGAGACCAGAGCGGCTGCTATCGGTGTGGGAAAGAGGGGCACTGGTCCAAAGAGTGCCCAGTAGATCGTACGGGTCGTGTGGCAGACTTTACCGAGCAATATAATGAACAGTATGGAGCAGTGCGCACACCTTACACCATGGGCTACGGGGAATCCATGTATTACAACGACGCATATGGAGCACTCGACTACTATAAGCGTTACCGAGTCCGTTCTTAcgaggcagtggcagcagcagcagcagcttctgCGTACAACTATGCAGAGCAGACCATGTCCCATCTGCCGCAAGTCCAGGGCACAGCTGTGACCAGTCACCTCAACTCCACTTCTGTTGATCCCTACGACAGACACCTGTTGCCGAATTCAGGCGCTGCTGCCACCTCAGCTGCTATGGCTGCTGCCGCTGCCACCACTTCCTCCTATTATGGAAGGGACAGGAGCCCCCTGCGTCGTGCTGCAGCTGTGCTCCCCACAGTTGGAGAGGGATACGGTTATGGGCCAGAGAGTGAGCTGTCTCAGGCTTCAGCAGCTGCACGGAATTCTCTGTATGACATGGCCCGGTATGAGCGGGAGCAGTATGTGGACCGAGCGCGGTACTCAGCCTTTTAA
- the RBM4B gene encoding RNA-binding protein 4B isoform X3, which produces MAHGEEALVRMVKLFIGNLPREATEQEIRSLFEQYGKVLECDIIKNYGFVHIEDKTAAEDAIRNLHHYKLHGVNINVEASKNKSKASTKLHVGNISPTCTNQELRAKFEEYGPVIECDIVKDYAFVHMERAEDAVEAIRGLDNTEFQGSVHGAVLAAVLNRAVSNRMVEHEASYRIAASRTRQTNARAVVHQPA; this is translated from the exons ATGGCGCACGGAGAAGAG GCTCTTGTCAGGATGGTGAAGCTGTTCATCGGAAACCTGCCCCGGGAGGCCACAGAGCAGGAGATCCGCTCACTCTTCGAGCAGTATGGGAAGGTGCTGGAATGTGACATCATTAAGAACTACGGCTTTGTGCACATAGAGGACAAGACGGCGGCCGAGGATGCCATACGCAACCTGCACCACTACAAGCTGCACGGGGTGAACATCAACGTGGAAGCCAGCAAGAATAAGAGCAAAGCTTCAACCAAGTTGCACGTAGGCAACATCAGTCCTACTTGTACCAACCAAGAGCTTCGGGCCAAGTTTGAGGAGTACGGTCCAGTCATCGAGTGTGACATCGTGAAAGATTACGCCTTCGTACACATGGAGCGGGCAGAGGACGCAGTGGAGGCCATCAGGGGCCTTGACAACACAGAGTTTCAAG GGTCAGTGCATGGCGCTGTTCTGGCTGCCGTCCTGAATCGGGCTGTTTCCAACAGGATGGTGGAGCACGAGGCCTCCTATCGCATAGCTGCATCCAGAACAAG GCAAACGAATGCACGTGCAGTTGTCCACCAGCCGGCTTAG
- the RBM4B gene encoding RNA-binding protein 4B isoform X4, translating into MAHGEEALVRMVKLFIGNLPREATEQEIRSLFEQYGKVLECDIIKNYGFVHIEDKTAAEDAIRNLHHYKLHGVNINVEASKNKSKASTKLHVGNISPTCTNQELRAKFEEYGPVIECDIVKDYAFVHMERAEDAVEAIRGLDNTEFQGWWSTRPPIA; encoded by the exons ATGGCGCACGGAGAAGAG GCTCTTGTCAGGATGGTGAAGCTGTTCATCGGAAACCTGCCCCGGGAGGCCACAGAGCAGGAGATCCGCTCACTCTTCGAGCAGTATGGGAAGGTGCTGGAATGTGACATCATTAAGAACTACGGCTTTGTGCACATAGAGGACAAGACGGCGGCCGAGGATGCCATACGCAACCTGCACCACTACAAGCTGCACGGGGTGAACATCAACGTGGAAGCCAGCAAGAATAAGAGCAAAGCTTCAACCAAGTTGCACGTAGGCAACATCAGTCCTACTTGTACCAACCAAGAGCTTCGGGCCAAGTTTGAGGAGTACGGTCCAGTCATCGAGTGTGACATCGTGAAAGATTACGCCTTCGTACACATGGAGCGGGCAGAGGACGCAGTGGAGGCCATCAGGGGCCTTGACAACACAGAGTTTCAAG GATGGTGGAGCACGAGGCCTCCTATCGCATAG